DNA from Dehalobacter sp. 12DCB1:
ATATAATCAGGTATAGTATGCATATTTAGGTAATTTACAATTTAAGGGGGATTCTTTACTTATGGATCAAAGTACGACAACGATGATGTATTTTGCAGTATTTGTTATTATGATTATCTTTATGTTTGTTTTGCCGAGCAGAAAGCAGAAACAAGAGCGGCAGAGACTGATGGAGTCCATTAAAATCAAGGCTAAAGTCATAACGATTGGCGGAATATTAGGTACCATTACCAAAATAAAAGAAGATACGGTTGTCATCAAGATTGCCAGCAATGTTGAAATTGAAATACTTAAGTCTGCGATCAAAAGTGCCGAGGGCGGCAAAGAAACGCCTGTCAAGACTCATAAGAAAAATAAGCCTGAACCCGAAGAAGAGGCTGAAGAAACCGAAGAAATCGATGAAGATAACGATACCAAGGTTAAAGACGATAAATAAGCTGCGTTAAAAAACAGTTTCGTTTACGGAAATTTGATTCCAAATATAAGCAAGTGCCGAAACACTTGCTTATTGCTTTGAAATTGACACCTCAAATGCAAAAAGGATATAATAATGCTTGTATGGGAGAGTCCCTTTATTCTATTAGGAGGAAAAAGGATGAAACGGGGAAATACTTTAAAACTTGCAATAGCCGTAATTCTAGTTGCTGTTGTGGTATTCTTTTCGATCCAGCCGCTGACAGATTCTAAAAGCGGGATTCCGCTGGGACTTGATTTACGCGGTGGCGTTCATCTGGTTTTACAGGCGGAGATGGGTAAAGACGGTGCAGAGATTACCAACGACGATATGGATAAAGCGCGGGCTGTCATTGAAGAACGTGTCAACGGGCTCGGAGTAGCCGAACCTTATATTCAGACGAACTATGACAAAAAGAGAATTATTGTTGAGCTGGCCGGAGTCGCTGATCCCGATGAGGCTGTTAAAGTCCTGCAAACAACCGCTAAGCTGACTTTCCGGGATCCCCAGGGAAATATCCTGATGGACGGTTCCCTATTGAAGGATGCTAAGGCAGCAGTCGATACCTCGAACGGCGGCACGGATTATGTTGTGCAAATATCATTTGCTTCTGAGGGTACCACGAAGTTTGCTGATATTACAACGAAATATCTTAATCAGAAAATTGGTATCTATCTGGATGAGCGAAAGATCCAGGATCCGGTAGTTTCTGTGCCGATTGTAGACGGACAAGGCCAGATCCAAGGCTATTCCTCCCTGGAAGAAGCAGCTCAGTATGCCGTCATGTTCCGTTCCGGTGCGTTGCCAGTCAGTATGAGCATTGTTGAAAAAAACCAGGTAGGCGCACTTTTGGGTGCTGATTCCCTGAATAAGAGCCTAAATGCGTGCGTCATTGCACTGATCTTTATTTTCTTATTCATGCTGCTGCTCTATCGTTTACCAGGGCTGGTCGCTGATTTTTCTCTTGTGGTCTTTTCAGTGATTGTACTCTGGGTTTTATACGGGATTGGGACGGTTCTTACCTTGCCAGGCATTGCAGGGTTTGTCTTATCCATTGGAATGGCCGTCGATTTGAATATTATTGTCTACGAAAGAATCAAGGAAGAACTAAAGCTTGGCAAATCGCTGCGGGCTGCCGTGGATGCCGGATTCAGCCGGGCCTTCATTACGGTGTTTGACTCTAATATTACGACCATTTTTGCTGCTCTGGCATTATTCCTGCTCGGTTCTGCTTCGATCAAAGGTTTTGCAATTACGCTGATTGTCGGTATCGTTGCGAGCCTGTTTACGGCTATTACGTTTACCCGCTGGATTATGCGCTGGATTGTTGGAATCAACCCGCGGATGAGCAAATGGCTGTTTGGCGTAAAGGAGGTAAAATAAGTGGCTGACAAGTATAAAGACAAAAAAACACCTAAAAATGCGGCCCCGGTCGTTACCCCTGCCGCCAGCGAAGCCAGTTACGATGATGTCAAACATGAACATAGACTGTATTTTAATATTGTAAAAAAACGCTATATCTGGTTTGTCTTATCTTTGATTCTTCTGATTCCTGGTATTACTTCGCTTTGTACGCAGGGACTGAATCTCAGCATCGACTATAAAGGCGGTTCGATGTTCAATATTCAGTTTAACGAAAAAGTAACCCAGGCGGATATCAACCAGGCCGTGGATTCTGTTGGGCTGACCGGTAGCGTACAGCTGACAAATGGTGACATTTCGGCTATCGTCAGAACGGAAGCTTTGGATCAGACCAAGAGGGACGAGCTTCTGGCGGCAATTCAGAAACAGGCTGGAACGTTCGATATAAAAAATGTTGAAGAACAGCTTGTTCAGCCTGCTATCGGCAACGAACTGAAATCGGGAGCGATGAAGTCGCTGGCGGTTGCGTCTGTTTTGATTCTGATTTATGTTTCGTTCCGTTTCCGTTTTGTGTATGCTGCTTCGAGCGTCATTGCGCTTCTGCATGATATACTTATTACTTTGGGCTTGTTCTCAATATTCCAGTGGGAAATTGATGCAGCGTTCATCGCGGCAATTCTCACCATCTTTGGTTATTCGATTAATGATACCGTCGTCATCTATGACCGTATCAGAGAGAATGAAAGACGCATGAAAAAGAAAGACAGCTTCGAGGATATGGTGGACAAATCTGTCTGGCAGACGATGGGCCGTTCCGTAAAGACTGTCTGCACCGTGCTGATTGCTCTGCTCGCAATATTCTTCCTGGGCGGAGAATCGACCAGAACCTTCTCCCTGGCAATGATTATCGGCGTATTTTTCGGGGCCTATTCATCCATTTGCATTGCCAGCCAGCTTGTCGTTGAGATTAAAAAGAGAACCAGCGAAGACAATAAAAAAGATAATCCGGCTGAAAGCTAAATTCATGCTATCATTCAAGGATCCCGGATTTTCCGGGGTCCTTTTTGACATTCATGGAGAAGTTAATGCTGCCGGAGCAGTGCCAAGGACAGCAAAGAGAAGCGTTATTGCTGATATAATTCATACATAATTACATAATACTAGTCTCCATAATGTATAGACAGCGTAAGCGGAGCATGGATTGCGCAGCGCGGCTATTTGCGCCACGGAGGGTGCAACTTGCCGAAAGCGGCTATACATTATGGAGACCAGCCCAAGTAATATATGACACTTAGAAAGGGCGAGAATTAATGAAGCTAACAGTTCTAGGCTGCTGGGGAGCATATCCCGAAGCAGGAGAGGCAACATCCGGGTATCTTTTACAGACAGGCAGGCATACAGTCCTGTTGGACTGCGGCAGCGGGGTATTGGCAAATTTATGGAAGCATGTTTCCCACGAGCAGATCGACGCGGTTTTTATTTCCCATTTTCACCATGACCATACGGCAGATCTCGGATGCCTTCTATATGCGAGCAAATTTGCGTTTGCGTTTAAGAAAAGAACACAGCCGCTTCCTGTTTATGCGAGTAATCAGCCGGGATGCTTTAAGGAATTGACCTTTGGTGAATATAGCAGCGGTATCGAAATAAAGTCGGATACGGTTCTCGATCTTGACGGTTTGAAAGTTTCCTTTGCTCCAACCGTCCATGATGCCTATAACCTGGCAATGAAGCTTGAATATGCCGGTAAAGTCCTGATCTATACCGGTGATCTTGGGCCTGCATCTGATTTAAGCCAGTTTGAAGGCGGAGCAGATCTATTGATTACTGAATCAAGCCTATATGCCCATGAAACCGGCTTATTCCAGGGGCATCTGACCTCTACCGAAGCTGCGGCCCTGGCCAGACGTATCGACGCAAAAGCACTTCTTCTGACCCATTTCCCGCATATTGGTGAAACAGCAAAGTTGGCAGATGAAGCTTCCCAGTATTATGCCGGCAAAATCTATTTGGCAAAAACCAATCTTACAGTAGAATTCTAATTGGAGACAGTGTGCGTCTTTCATTTAAGTTAATAAACAACAAGTAAGTTAATAAACAACATGAACAATGAATAGACTGAACTGATATAGTTCGTGCATTTATTTGCGTTCTGTACTATAATACAGACAAGAGAGAGGAGAGATAGCAGAATGAAAATGACCGGAGCACAAGCAATCATCGAATGTCTTAAAAAGGAAGATGTACAAGTCGTTTTTGGCTATCCCGGCGGATCGGTCTTAACTTTGTATGATGCGCTGTATATGTCCGAATTTCCTCATGTTCTGCCAAGACATGAACAGGGCGCAATCCATGCTGCCGACGGTTACGCCAGGGCAACAGGCAAGGTCGGCGTGTGTATGGCGACTTCCGGCCCTGGGGCCACGAATCTTATCACTGGAATTGCCACAGCCTATATGGATTCTGTTCCGCTGGTGCTGATTACCGGTCAGGTTGCCGTACCTTTTTTAGGGCGGGATTCCTTTCAAGAAGCGGATATACGCGGGATTACAACCCCGATTACCAAACATAATTACCT
Protein-coding regions in this window:
- the yajC gene encoding preprotein translocase subunit YajC, yielding MDQSTTTMMYFAVFVIMIIFMFVLPSRKQKQERQRLMESIKIKAKVITIGGILGTITKIKEDTVVIKIASNVEIEILKSAIKSAEGGKETPVKTHKKNKPEPEEEAEETEEIDEDNDTKVKDDK
- the secD gene encoding protein translocase subunit SecD, with the translated sequence MKRGNTLKLAIAVILVAVVVFFSIQPLTDSKSGIPLGLDLRGGVHLVLQAEMGKDGAEITNDDMDKARAVIEERVNGLGVAEPYIQTNYDKKRIIVELAGVADPDEAVKVLQTTAKLTFRDPQGNILMDGSLLKDAKAAVDTSNGGTDYVVQISFASEGTTKFADITTKYLNQKIGIYLDERKIQDPVVSVPIVDGQGQIQGYSSLEEAAQYAVMFRSGALPVSMSIVEKNQVGALLGADSLNKSLNACVIALIFIFLFMLLLYRLPGLVADFSLVVFSVIVLWVLYGIGTVLTLPGIAGFVLSIGMAVDLNIIVYERIKEELKLGKSLRAAVDAGFSRAFITVFDSNITTIFAALALFLLGSASIKGFAITLIVGIVASLFTAITFTRWIMRWIVGINPRMSKWLFGVKEVK
- the secF gene encoding protein translocase subunit SecF, which encodes MADKYKDKKTPKNAAPVVTPAASEASYDDVKHEHRLYFNIVKKRYIWFVLSLILLIPGITSLCTQGLNLSIDYKGGSMFNIQFNEKVTQADINQAVDSVGLTGSVQLTNGDISAIVRTEALDQTKRDELLAAIQKQAGTFDIKNVEEQLVQPAIGNELKSGAMKSLAVASVLILIYVSFRFRFVYAASSVIALLHDILITLGLFSIFQWEIDAAFIAAILTIFGYSINDTVVIYDRIRENERRMKKKDSFEDMVDKSVWQTMGRSVKTVCTVLIALLAIFFLGGESTRTFSLAMIIGVFFGAYSSICIASQLVVEIKKRTSEDNKKDNPAES
- a CDS encoding MBL fold metallo-hydrolase, giving the protein MKLTVLGCWGAYPEAGEATSGYLLQTGRHTVLLDCGSGVLANLWKHVSHEQIDAVFISHFHHDHTADLGCLLYASKFAFAFKKRTQPLPVYASNQPGCFKELTFGEYSSGIEIKSDTVLDLDGLKVSFAPTVHDAYNLAMKLEYAGKVLIYTGDLGPASDLSQFEGGADLLITESSLYAHETGLFQGHLTSTEAAALARRIDAKALLLTHFPHIGETAKLADEASQYYAGKIYLAKTNLTVEF